ATGCAGGCACTCACGCCGGCCGGGAAGGCTAACTGTTGGAGAGGTGAAGACAAATGATTAAATTAATAGAGAACAAAAGCATATGAGGATGATAGGAgttacaagaaaacaaaagaaagaggagTTTTCATTGCAAATAGATTATAATTTGGTATTGTTAATCTCAGCGACAAAAGAGAAGCCTGGATGCGGAGTTTTAGGAAGTATCCTTGTgctctttattttgtttttttatttttttttgttatgttTGTTTGATTCGGTCTGTCATAAACCAGTGCTTGTTTTGGTTTTTAGTTTCAACTGTGTCGATTTTGTGTAAATGACTTTGGCTAAGATCCACACGCACATGTTGCATGTTGAGGGAAAGGTGGGAGCCATGTGGGTTTTGTCCACCACTTTTCCATGTTTGGCCGGTGTTCCAGATTTTGGCTGAAGACTTAGTTTGTATTTATTTGGTTGTTTTTGTAACAAGCTATCTTTTTCTTGACTTGCTTTTTATGTATGCGTGTGCTCGACTCAAATCTTTGAATTGATTACTCCCATGGAGTCTGGCGTATGTATATGATAGTGGTGTAATAGTATTGTAACCTTGCAGTGAACCTTGAAAGGTGCGACAATGCAAGGTCCTTTCCAGTCTTTAATTAGGATTTACTATTATGTTGAAGCCAATTAAAGATTCTCCCTGGGCAAATCACCATTATTCGACTCTCAAGAAACATTCACATTTGTAGTGTTACAGCCATTGCAGATCTACTAAAATTTTATCTAAGCTAATGCATATCCTGCCACTCATTCCCTAAGGACATGGTGGATTCTCGGTCATCATTGGATTTAAGATTGGCCATCTTTCTCAGATAAGTATTCGTTCCACGGACTGGAAATTCGAGGCAGGAGCACCAGACTTCCCAGACTCCCAGGGACAATTAAAGGGTCTCGAGAGGGGGAAGAAGGGTGAGGGAGACAAAAACGCAAAGAGACTGATTCCCGGGGGACCCGAAGGGGCGACAGCGAGCTAACATCCCATGGAAAAGGACGGGAATTAGGTGCCGTGGGAGCTGGGTCTGGGTCCTTGGGAGATGAGTTAACAGGCGGTGGAGCTAGCGAGCGGCCTCTTCCCTAATTCCCCTTTCTCCACCCCCACCGGCCATCCCTGTCCTCCTCCCTCGGAAGTTGGAATCGCCTCCCccccccttttctttttctttaatgcCAAAACTCTTCGATTGGAAAAAGGTAACTTTTCCCGCCATATGTCCCGTGAAAGCCACTATAGCAACTGCAGCGGCGAGCTGTAAAGCCACCTCCCATTTTACCTCTCTCATcattgctttctttactccacCACCTccactctctctcctctttccaTCTCCGCTGTAACTTCCACGCATTTACCAACGACACCTGCagtaaaaatttcagcaaggctAGCCCGTTGGTAGCcacacattcacctgtccttatcgCACTTTTGCTTAtcatcgcatgccttttgggctatgcaatgcaccaactacattccaacggtgtatgatgagtattttctccgacatggtagagaaatttttagaagttttcatgaataatttttctgtatttgaaaccaattttgaggaatgtctacaccacttgacacttgtgGTAGAACGCTgcaaacagaaaaacttagttcttaactgggagaagtgtcatttcatggtagaatcaagtattgttttaggacacattgtgtcacaaaggggaattgaggtggataaggccaaagtagaattaattgctaaattgccacctcccaaaactgttagggaagtcagatcctttttagggcatgcgggtttttaccgccgcccccctttttttttacgGGATCGAGCCTGAGCTTTTCAGATGCCTTATTAAATGGTTAGATTACGTACCAGAGAGAAAACGAGGGTTTCCGGATGAGCATGGAATTCTTGACTCACCACATAACCAGTCCAATGTCGGACGTTTTCATCCATCACCATAAAATGAGGAGGAGCCAACTACGTCTCCAAGAAGCCATGGACTTCGTATTGGAGGCGAGTGACCTGAGAATTGCTATTGCCCGAAATGGACGTCAGCACGTCGCATGAGCGATGGAGCCGGATCCGATGACCCCATGAGCAAGAATTCCTTTGTTCTGCATGTGGTATGGCATTGGATCTCACCCCAGGCCATGTGACATGCATCATGTCTGCGTATATTTGCAGATAGCTGCGATCAAAACGGCATCCCTCCCTAAAATGATAGGAACAAGGACAAAAACCATTGGAAATAGCGATGCATAAGAAACAAAAATATAGATAGAGATAAAATATAGTAGACACCAAGTTCCAGACACACACCCCATCTTTGCTCTTTTCCTATCTTACGTCTGCAAACGATGCCGCTTACTAGATTACCTTCTTTGCTACTCACCACGCTGTAAAATTTATCTAGACGGACCACGTGTTTGCACCAGAGCCCTATGTagccttttgttttttgattttattggctgCATTCATATTCGCAAGATGTCAGCCGCCGTtgtaccacaaaaaaaaaaaagaagagccgGAGAATATTTCCGCTTCCTTCGTCTTCCTTGTAATGTGCCTAAGCTCTCTTCTATTATATGTGAGAGGGGAAAAGAGTCTTCCCTTATGTTTGTGTGTTCTCCGGTGAAAATGACCTTGGCTTCACTAGTTTCTGATTTAGGGTTTCTTCTACCCATTATTTATGTTTGTTCTAAACTATACCTAGGTTTAGTTAGTGCTTGCCTACTTTCACCTTTTATCATAAGTTGGTATTGTAACATGATTGAAAAGTTTATGATAACTTGTTTCTTGATCGAAAAAATGATCATAATTTTTTGATCAAGATGACTAGCTAATTCTTGTGAAAAAACTGTAAGGAAATCTGGAAGTTCCTCAATATAGACTTCAAATTCTTCGGTATGATTTCCATATTTTGCCCATATATGTGCTATCTCATTACCCGATCTTTTGGCCaggctaaatatattttttgaaagctTTGCTTATAATTTTTCACATCCTTTTGGAGCAAACCTGCATCAGAGTAATATTGGTTTTGGGTGCTcatgattttttatatttaacatGAAGAATTACTAGTAAGCAGATCTTGAGAAAGctcaattaaatatgagattttTTGCAAGGGGAAAAGGAAGTTTCTCTGTTATGAGttcatattttaatttaagCAAAAGTAACAtgacattttttttcaaaaaaaaagaaagaaaacactcTGTAcccaaaaagaaatagaaacacTAGTTAATATCTTATGTAAGATTATTTTATATGTCTGTTCCACATTTTGCTTATTTTTCATGACATGTTGGGTGCTCAAGGGAGGTAGGGTACATATGTGCATAGAATATTCTCAAGATCAAATAATATTTAGTCAGACTAAAAACTTTCAGGGATTAATTCAAAGATATCTATAATCTCGATCAAAGAGATAACCTTTATCAAGAAAATCATATCTAGAAATGAAAAGCTAAAATTCCTCAAAATGCTTTTCTCCTTTCTGAAAGTGTTGGATTAATgttacttgtttttttttctaattgttATAATTTCCATGGTTAAAAAGTGATTATTTAATTGGCGTCTACTCTGAGTTAAATTGGATCAATCAAAAACATGTCTATAAATTCCTACAGATTGCGCTTTATATAAATCAGTTGATTTTTAATCGAGTTGGGCCAAGTTTTCACTGCCCCAATTTATCAATTGTAGAAAAAGAAATTGGAGTTGTGGGAAAATTCTTTCTTCAATCTATTTGGGTAAGAATGTCTCCATATTTATAGTGTTTCTATATAATTGCTTATACAAGGAAGAAATGTACAACAACAGATTTCAACAATATACTCTGAACTTTCTCCATAATTTTGGAGATTTTACGAATAACTCAAGAAAATGCCACAACATAACATGCATCAACAAACCAAGAGAGCAAGAATATGGATCGTATTTTTTTAATCAGAATAAATGATTACATTATTCATAGAAAGCTGCAATAGATTTTCTATTGTTTACCTGAAATTTTGATTAAGAGCATCGTGCCTTAATTAGAGTGGCTACAATTACGAGGCCGATGAGCAAATGAAGAGTAGTTGTTGTTAAAACCCTTCTGACCGCAGCACCAAGAAAAGGGCATTGTTGTGTAAATGGAGAATTGTTGAAGAACAAGCCACTGGCTCATCAAGATAAATGCCAGGTTAGTTATTGAAATCTCTGGAAGTTATCAAAAAGGATCGGACCAATCCTTAGGTTACTTAGGCGGTCGTCTAAAGCTGCGGCCCAAAAAAGCCAGAAaagcctcaaagacaaaatggaaagaaaaaaaggtccTAAGTTCACTTTAGGCCAGCCTACTACAGGAAAGGCCTCAAAGATAAAACGACTTTAGGTCCCCAAATACATTGGGCCGCTTCTGTTATCAAATGCCTATGATTGCAAGCAATTCCATGAAATTTAAGGTACAAGGGATGAATAAGAAATCACTCTCTTTTTGGCACACTTCGACAATTTGCAACTGCAACGACTACGGCAGCACCTAGCTTATGTTTGGACAATGTATCCATGCATGAGCTTCAATATTTGCTGGAGAAGATTAATGTTGCATTCAATTGATTGCAAATAGTGTATTTTCTTTCTCAATTAAATCTCTTTGGATTTTCTAATCTATTACTGATTTTTTTTCGTATTTTATTCCTCTTCTTGCTTGTTTGCTTTGGCTACAAATATTTTATGTCCTTAATTCTAAAACACCAAACGAATTTCATCTGATCGACCTAACTTTTTGATTGACTTCATGGGTCTAATGCACGGCTCTATCCAGATTAGGTGTTCTCCTTGGAAACAATATTATTTATATAGTGGCTCATATAAAAGCAGGGCCAAAGAAATATATCTCTAGGTCTCTCGTGGTCTCATTTCAGATTTATGACATATACTGACTAAATTATGTTAAATTGAGTAGGATTAGCTAAGCAGTGGAACAGCCATCCCTCGTTATATAATAGTAATGAAATGGATGCAACATTGAGAAGAGAAACTGGAGATCCTCGAGCAAAAAAGAGCAGGAATTAAAGAGGGAGAAAACCTGAAAACCCCAAGTTGCTAAAAGACGGGGAAAGGGAAAGGCTTGCATATGCAAACAAAATAATATTTCATTACCTACAAATGACCGTTGATACTATTTCCGAAGAGATTTAACTACATCAATTTGAATTTTAGTCGAGAAGCTTGCATATGCACACAAAATAATATTTCACTACCTACAAGTGACCCTTGATACTATTTCCAAAGAGATTTAACTACATCAGTTGAATTAGAATCGAGAAACACACAAATCATATTGAACACAATTTGTTAAAGGAAAATTAATGGTCCTTCCCAAACCTCCCAAATGCTATCGAGTTATTGACCAAAAATTTAAGGCGTTAGGAAGAGGACCGGCCCAGATTAATAAATCCATATGGCACCTCTTTTATTAGTTAATAGAAGACTATGATTATCTCGCCCACCCAATCTCATGATGTCCTCATTATGATTGGTTCCCACTTGAGGGAGGAGGCCCATCCATGGATTAGGTCCTACTCGATCCTACCTTATCCTCCTTTACTGATATCCCTCATTAAAAGGTCTATATGATTAGTAAAAATTGTGAGGTATAATGGGCCTTGCTCTGATACTTGTCACACAGTATCTGTTTTATTAGCCAATATGGAACTACGACGCGAAGCACTTGCTATCGACTTTTCCCCTCTAATGAACCACCAAGGGTAAAATTGGTATTTAGCTGCAGATTAGTCCAGCTTTCCATGTTTTCGTCTCGTTGAACCAAAAAATCCACGTTGAGGTTTCCATTCTTTCCTttgagatgatattatttttttcccctAAGATGATATTATATAAATAGCACTGCTCAACATCTAAAATCCGTATAAGATAGTCAGCTATTCTTAAACGCATGTCATGATAAATATTATTACAAAACCAGACAATAATAATACCACCTGCAGCACGTTAGCCTTCCTAGTATCCCTATAGAATCTAGTAAAATTCCCATGATATGAAACAATTAGTAAAATTTTTACAAGACTAACTGGTtgataaatttaattaaaataaacaaGACATCCGTAATAAATGAATTTAGCAGAAACAGTTATTTATTTGTTTCCTATAAAACTTAGTTTTAATAGTTTAAAAAGGCAAGGACATATAACGTACATCCATATTACTAATGTTGTACCAATAGTTAAACAAGCAGATCCAATTCCGGTCGAATTAGCATGAACAGATCCTTCTTATAAACTTGGAATTACAAACATCCATCAAAATAGCAGAGTTTCCGAAGGGCACAGAAAAGAGAAGTACTGAACAAGAAAACAAGGGAGGACACCTCGCACCGCTCGATGAATCGGAAATAGCTCCGAATCGAATGCGGGACAGGAGGCGGAAGCAGGTGGCAGCGGGAGGAGGGAATCACGAAGCGAAGAGCCAAAGATTAAATGAAGCAATGAGGGATCGATCAGTAGATGTCGAGCGTCTCGAGGATCAACTGGTTGCAGAGCGGGCAGGAGCCCCGGCTGATCCAGAGTTCCCGCGCGCAGACCCGGCAGAAGGTGTGCCCGCACGGGATGAACGCCGCCCCCTTCCGCCTCCCCATACACACGCAGCATCCCCACCACTCCCCGCCTTCCGCCatcccctcccctccctcctccttgctCCTCTCCTCCCCACCTTCGTTCATCAGCCtcatcagcgacaaccgctccGTGAACGGCGTTATCGTCCCGTCCCTCTCCGCCGCCAGCGCCATCGCCAggttcatctcctcctcctcctcctcaatcGCCGCCACCGCGTCCCCCGCCGGCGCCTGGTCCAGGATGCATCCGAAATCTTGATCGCTCTCCCTCCGGTtccgcgccgccgccgccgcctcccgcCGGTACCTCGGCCCCGCCCCGGCCGCGGCGTCTTCTTGGGACGCGGTGGTGGAGGCGTCGAAGGGGGAGCGGTGATGGATGTCGGCGGCGCGGGAGCGGGCCCAGGGGCTGCCGCACCAGGCGACGCCCTTTAACCGTAGCCGATCTTTCAGTCTCCTCCACCGCTGCCGGGGCCCCAttccttctccccttctttccaTGCGCCGCCCCTTGGCTCCCCTCCTCCCCCTTCCTTCCTATCCTTGATTCCCTGTACCTTACCTAAATTAGGCGCCGGGTACAACAAATCAAGGAACCGACAGCGAGTCGGTTTTATTTACAGAAGGAAAACTACCCTACCCATCTCTCCGTAGGGATTTAAGGTCTCAGAGCCAACGGAGCAAAACGAAAGGGGAACGGAAAACATTCAGGCGAAGAGGAGGGGTGCAAAGCGATGCGGATGTGTCCTTATTAGTGTTTTATAGGAACGTGAAGTCGGCCAACTTATTGTACTTGTCAGGAGGAGAAGACGAAGATGGAGAAATGGGGTGTcggttttctttttttcggTTTTCTTCTTCATGCTTTTGGAATTAGGTGGTGGGTGAGGACGCCACGAGGTCAAAAGAAACCCGACAGGTGGCGCGGGAATTGAGGCGGATTGGCACGTGGCCGCCAGCTGCGGTAGTGAGAGACGTCCCAAGGCAGGGGCGCTCCGCTTTCCCGCCAGCATCCTACCGTCCGAAATGGACAAGGCATCCCATGCGCGGCGCCTACTTTTCCTACGTGGCAGGTAGATGGGCCTATCGCCAAGCACCACATCATCCGAGCGTCAAACGGtcatttttgaccaaaaaaacgTCGTAAGGTCCTCAACTCACTACGAAGTTTTCGCTGGGAGACTAAAATCTGGGATGTACAAAGAATGAACAACCCTGAACCAACCACTCTGATTCATCAAAGGGCACACTTCATGATACGAACTCGAAAAAGAACAATAAGAATGCACCACACCAGCTAAATAATTTTTTGAGTGATATTTTTTGAGATACTTAagcattttaatctaattatatATGACAATTTAATTTAAGAAACAAACAGGAACTTAGATTTATATCTTGCTGAATTCCTCCCTCACATGATCACTTGTAAGACAGTCGAAATACCAACAGTGGTCTTACAGAGAGTTTGGTTTATATGTGGTTTTAAGTCTAATTGATTAAAAATAACTTGTTGAAATTATGTTGGGAATTTTaagaattttagattttttttttccctacaGATGAAAGGAAAATAAAGCATTCTTGGTTCCTAGCAAATAAGAGAGCTGTATCCATTTTGCAGACAAATATctttttacaaaaataaattttatcgtttccataaatcttttctttatcaAATCATGTGATATCACCTGAGTAAGCTAGTTAAATGGCCAAAAAACGTTCAAGATCGAGTTCTTATTATATATTAACGTAGATATATAATTATTAAGATTTATATAACTTCCACTGTTTTGCTATTGCAATGGCTGCTATATAAAACGAATTAAAACATGTGTTATCTTATTGTTCATGTTCCAATTTATATGATATTTATGAAATTTCACATTTGTATTGTCATTATGCAGAGGTACGAAGATTTAGGCGAAAATGGGATTGGTCACCGAAGATCCATCTCTACCTCCAACTTGTGGTTTATAATTTAAGCTAAAATTTGGTGGGAGTTAAAACTAGTAAAGCGGTCTCCGGAGCTCCATAGCCGGCAGCTGACTGCTGATAAGAAGCCTGCAAATCGAGTCAGGCTACAATGGGCCTGTGGGTCAGCAAGTCAGCAAGGCAACACAAAGGACCAGGATGGGCCGAACAATCGTACACATACTTCCGTGTCACCCAACGTACACCCTCTCATAAAACTATGGGGACCATCTACTCATCTGGACCATACCCTGAATATCCAGTTGTTGACATCGGAGACCTCCACGCGGTGCCGTCTAAAACTATGGGGCACCTCTTGCCGATCCAGCATCAGACTGGGAGACCTTTCCCAGGTTATCCAGCGAGAGCATGAGTCGGGG
The window above is part of the Phoenix dactylifera cultivar Barhee BC4 unplaced genomic scaffold, palm_55x_up_171113_PBpolish2nd_filt_p 000299F, whole genome shotgun sequence genome. Proteins encoded here:
- the LOC103714043 gene encoding uncharacterized protein LOC103714043; translated protein: MERRGEGMGPRQRWRRLKDRLRLKGVAWCGSPWARSRAADIHHRSPFDASTTASQEDAAAGAGPRYRREAAAAARNRRESDQDFGCILDQAPAGDAVAAIEEEEEEMNLAMALAAERDGTITPFTERLSLMRLMNEGGEERSKEEGGEGMAEGGEWWGCCVCMGRRKGAAFIPCGHTFCRVCARELWISRGSCPLCNQLILETLDIY